Below is a window of Micromonospora chersina DNA.
CACGTCACCATGCTCCAGCGCTCACCCACGTACGTCATCGCGCTGCCCTCGCGCGACCCGCTCGCCGACGCGGCGCGGCGCTGGCTCCCGGCGAAGGCCGCGTACGCGGTGACCCGCTGGAAGAACGTGGCGCTCGGGGTGGCCAACTTCCAGCTCAGCCGGCGCGCCCCGGGCGTGGTGAAGAGGTTCCTCCGCCGGGCCGCCAAGGGCCAACTTCCGGTCGGCTACGACCTCGACCGGCACTTCTCGCCCCGCTACAACCCCTGGGACCAGCGGCTCTGCGTGGTGCCCGACGGGGATCTGTTCGCCGCTCTCAGCGCCGGGACGGCGTCGGTCGTCACCGACACCATCGACACCTTCACCGAGCGGGGCATCCGACTCAGCTCCGGCGAGGAACTGCCCGCCGACGTCGTGGTCACGGCCACCGGCCTCAACCTGCTGGCCCTCGGGGGGATGACCCTCACCGTGGACGGCGCCGAGGTCGACCTCGCCTCGACCGTCGCCTACAAGGGCATGATGCTCTCCGGCGTGCCGAACTTCGCCATGACCATCGGCTACACCAACGCCTCCTGGACGCTCAAGGCCGACCTCGTCGCCACGTACGTGTGCCGGCTGCTGCGCCACCTCGACGACACCGGCCAGCAGATCGTCACCCCGCTCGCCCCGGACACGGACGACCTGGTGCCGATCATCGACCTCCAGTCCGGGTACGTGCTGCGGGCGGTCGACCGGCTGCCCAAGCAGGGCCCTGCGGCGCCCTGGCGGCTGCACCAGAACTATCCCCGCGACGTGCTGCTGATGCGGCACGGCCGGCTCACCGACTCCGGCGTGCGCTTCTCCCGCGCGGGCACGCCGGCCACCGTCCCCGACCGTCCCGCGCCCGTGGCCTGAGCACCGAGGAGCACCCATGCGTGACTTCGTCTTCCCCGGCGGCACCGCGGTGCTGACCGGTGCGGCCAGCGGCATCGGTGAGGCCCTGGCGCACGGGCTGGCCCGCCGCGGCGCCGACCTGGTCCTGCTCGACCGCGACGCCGAGCGGTTGGACGCGGTGGTCGCCGCGATCCGCGCCGCGTACCCCGGCCGGCGCGTCGAGACCCACCTGGTCGACCTCGCCGACGCCGACGCCACCGACCGGGTCGCCGCCCAGATCCTCGGCGCGCACCCGCGGATCCGGCTGCTGGTCAACAACGCCGGGGTGGCGCTGGGCGGCCGGTTCGACCAGGTCACCCTGGACGAGTTCCTCTGGGTCATCGAGATCAACTTCCGGGCCGTGGTGCGGCTGACCCACGCGCTGCTGCCCGCGCTCAAGGCCGAGCCCGGCGCCCACCTGGTCAACGTCTCCAGCCTCTTCGGGCTGATCGCGCCCGCCGGGCAGGCCGCCTACTCGGCCAGCAAGTTCGCGGTGCGCGGCTTCACCGAGGCGCTGAAGCACGAGCTGGTCGACGACGGGGTCGGGGTCACCTCGGTGCACCCGGGCGGCATCCGCACCCGGATCGCGAGCAGCGCCCGGGTGGGCAGCGGCGTCTCGACCGAGGAGTACGAGGCCGGCCGGAAGCAGTTCGAGAAGCTGCTCTCCATCGACCCGGCGAAGGCCGCCGAGGTGATCCTGCGGGGGGTCGAGCGCCGCCGCGGCCGGGTGCTGATCGGCTGGTCGGCGAAGCTGCCCGACCTGCTGGCCCGGGTCGCCCCCGCCGGGTACGGGAAGGTGCTGGCCCTCGGGATGCGGCCACGCCCGGCCCGGGTGCCGGCCCCGCGACCCGCCGCGGACCCCGTCCCGTCGGACCCGCGGCGGCCGGCGTGACCCTCGCCCTGCCGCCGGCCGAGGAGCTGACGGTCGCGGGGCGCCGGATGCGCTGCCGGATCGACGGCCACGGCACGACAGTCGTGCTCCTGCACGGCATCGGCCGGACCCTCGAGGACTTCGCCGCCGTGCACGCGGGGCTGGCCCGCGACCACCGGGTGCTCTCCGTGGACCTGCCCGGGCACGGCGGCTCCGCCCCGCTGGACGACCCGCACACCCTGCCGGCCCTGGCCGCGGCCGTCGCCGGGTTCCTCGACGCCGCCGGCGTCACCGGCCCCGCGCACCTGGTCGGCAACTCCATGGGCGGGGCGGTGGCCATGCGGCTCGCCGCCGACGCGCCGGAGCGGGCGGCCAGCCTCGTGCTGGTCAACAGCGCCGGCTTCGGCAAGGAGGTGACCTTCGCGCTGCGGCTGCTCGCCGTGCGGCCCCTCGCCCGGCTGCTGCTGCGCCCCCACCCGGCCGTCGCCCGCCGCAGCGAGCGGGCCATCTTCCACGACCCGGCGTACGTCACCGAGGCGCGGATCGCCACCGCCCTGGCCGCGGCCCGGCAGCCGCACGCCGCCCGGGTGATGCTGGAACTGGTGCGCAGCCTCGGCACCTGGCGCGGCGTACGCCCCGAGTGGCGGGCCGAGCTGCTCGACACGGTGGCCGCGCTCGACCTGCCCACCCTTGTCGTCTGGGGCGACCGGGACCTGATCCTGCCCGCCGCCCACCTCTCGTTCGCGCGGTCGCGGCTGCCGACCGCGCAGGGCCACCTGTTCCGGGACACCGGCCACATGCCGCAGATCGAGCGGGCCGCCGAGTTCGAGGCCCTGGTCAGGCGGTTCTGGTCGCCGTCCGGTGCCGCAGCACCAGCGTGACGGCCACCAGGGCGACGAGCACCCCGGCGATGAGGTCGACAGGCGCGAACAGCCACGGCGCCAGGAGCACCAGCGCCGCCGCGGCGGGGAACAGCACCCGCCCGACGCCCCGCTTGGCCGGCAGGTGCAGCGCCCAGAGGGCGACCAGGTAGACCGCGACCGGCACGGCCACCGCGTAGCCGGCCACCCGGGCGGAGGCGTGGCCGGCGTGCAGGTCGTGGTCGACCGCCACGGCCAGCCCGGCGCCCACGGCCGCGATGGAGCTGAAGACGAAGTAGTGGCCGTAGCCCCAGGTCAGCGCCCCGCGCACCGACGCCGGCGGCAGCGGGTCGGGCCGGTCGAAGTAGAGCCACCAGATCGCGAAGACGATCAGCGTGCCGGCGGCGGCCAGCGACCACAGCTGCCCGTTGCCCGCGTCCACCCCGCGCTGGATCGCCACCGACGTGGAGAGCACCGCCTCGCCCAGCACGATCAGGGTGAACAGCTGGTACCGCTCGGCGATGTGGTGCGGGTGCCAGCTGGTCTGCCGGCGCCGCTCGCCCAGCACCGGCACCAGGAGATCGGCGACGACCAGCACCACGAAGGCGGGCATGAGCCAGGCGGGCGGCAGGAGGAGCCGGAGCAACCAGCCGGCCTGCACCACGCCCACGCCGACCGCGAACGTCAGCGCCGTGGCGCGGTGCGCCGGATCGCCGGCGGCCGCCCGCAGCCAGTTCACCATGGCGGCCAGCCGCATCACCACGTACCCGTAGGTGATCGTGGTGAAGTCGGCCTCGCCGAAGGCGCGCGGCACGCCGGCGGCGAGGATCAGCGCCCCGGCGATCTGCACCAGCGCGGTCAGCCGGTAGACGTCGTCGTCGGTGTCGTAGGCGGAGGCGAACCAGGTGAAGTTCACCCAGGCCCACCAGATCGCGAAGAAGACGCTCAGGTAGCTGACCAGGCCATGCCCGACGTGCCCCTCCGCGACGTCGTGGTGCAGGCCCTCCGACGCCAGCGCCACCGCGACCACGAAGCACAGGTCGAAGAAGAGCTCCAGCGGGGTGGCGGCCCGGTGTGCCTCGTCCCGCCGGCGCGCCCGCATGGGGCGGTACCAGGCCCGGACGGACGCGTCGCTCTTCACCCGGTGCTCCTCGCCGACGGCCGGTCAGCTGCACCACACGATAACCAGCTCAGGCCGCCGCGGACGGGACCGGCTCCGGAACTCCGGCGGAAAGGGGAGCGGTGGCGTGGGAAAGCGTCACCAGCGCCGCCTCCACGTCGCCCGGCAGCCGCCGCCGGTGCCGCAGCACCCAGCCGGCCTGCCGGGCCGCGTCGCGCAGCCCGGCCCGCCCGGCCGGGTCCCGCCAGGCGTCGGCCACCACCTCCCGCAGCACCCGTCCCGGCCGGCGCAGCGCCGCGGTGAGCACCCGGTTGCGAGCCTCCACCCGCCGGCGCGCCCGGGGATCGCGGCCCGCCGGCACCGGCAGGTGGTGGGCCACCAGCTCCGGCACGTACGCGAGGTTCCAGCCCGCCGCGGCCAGGTCCATGGCGAGCAGCGCCTCCTCGCCGTACGTGCCGAGCCGCTCGGTGAAGCCCCCGACCTGCCGGTACGCGTCGCGGCGCAGCACCACGGCGCAGGCCAGGAACCCGAGCACCGTGGGCCCCGGGGCGTCCGGCTCCGTGCCCAGCGGCGCCCGGGCCATCGCGGCCGAGACCGGGTCCCGGCGGGCCGCCGCGCCGACCCGCACCTCCCCGGTGAGCAGGGCCGTACGCGGGTGCCGGCGCAGCAGCGCGGCCGCCCGGCCCAGCGCGTCCGGCGCCCAGTACGAGTCGTCGTCGGCGAACGCCACGTACGGCGTGCGGGCCAGGCCCACCCCCACGTTGCGCGCCGCCCCGGCGCCCGCGTTGCGGCCCAGCTCCACCACCCGCGCCCGGGGGAACTCCCGGGCCACGGCGGCCGGCGTGCCGTCCTCGGAGCCGTTGTCCACCACGATCACCGGGGCGGTGTGCCGGGGCAGCAGGGCGAGAAGCTGCTCCCGCCGGTTGCGGGTGGCCACCACGATCGTCACGTCGGTCGTCATGGCCGCCCTGGTACCCCGGCCGGCCGGACTCACGCGTGGCGCGGCGAACGGCGGGAACATCCCCGGCATGGCCGAGGTGACGCTCTTCCTCGCCGGTGACGTGATGACCGGGCGCGGCGTGGACCAGATCCTGCCCCATCCCGGGTCGCCCGCGCTGCGGGAGGAACTGGTCACCGACGCCCGCCGGTACGTGGCGCTGGCCGAGGCCGTGGCCGGCCGGGTGCCACGTCCGGCCCCGCCGGAGTGGCCGTGGGGCGACGCGCTGCGGATGCTCGACGCGGAACGCCCGGACGTGCGCGTCGTCAACCTGGAGACGGCGGTGACCGCCCGCGGCGAGCACATCCCCGGCAAGGGCATCCACTACCGGATGCACCCGGCCAACGTGCCCTGCCTGACCGCCGCCCAGCTCGACGTCTGCGCGCTGGGCAACAACCACGTGCTCGACTTCGGCCCGACCGGGCTGGCCGACACCCTGGACACGCTGCGCGCCGCGGGCATCCGGACCGCCGGCGCGGGCCGGGACGCCGCGGAGGCGTGGCGGCCGGCCATCGTGCCGCTGGCCGGCGGACGCCGGCTGCTGGTCTGGTCCGTGGGCGCGGTGTCCAGCGGGGTGTTCCCGCAGTGGGCCGCGCGGGACGGGCGGCCCGGGGTGGCGTACCTGCCGGACGTGTCCACGGCCACGGCCGCCGCGCTCGCCGAGCGGATCGCCGGGACCGCGCGGCCCCCGGACCTCGTGGTGGTCTCGGTGCACTGGGGGAGCAACTGGGGCCACGAGGTGCCGGACGAGCACGTCGCGTTCGCGCACGCGCTCGTGGACGCCGGCGTGCACGTCGTGCACGGGCACTCCTCGCACCACCCCCGCCCGGTCGAGCGCTACCGGGACCGGCTGATCCTCTACGGCTGCGGCGACCTGATCGACGACTACGAGGGGATCGGCGGGCAGGAGGCGTACCGGCCGGAGCTGCGGTTGCTGCACCTGCCCACCCTCGACGCGGCCACGGGCGAGCTGCGGCGGCTCCGCCTGGTCCCGATCCGGATGCGCCGGATGCGGCTCCAGCCCGCCACGCCGGCCGAGGCCGGGTGGCTCGCCGACCTCCTCGACACCCTCGGCCGGTCCTCCGGCACCCGCTTCGCCCCCGGCCCCGACGGCGCGATCACGCTCCGCTGACGTGGCCCGGGCCACGTTCGCGGCGGCCGGCGGCGGCCTTCCGCCGGGTCGGCGCATCATAGATACATGACGCATCCCACCCCCGTGCCCAGCGCCCGGCCGACCGCGCCGTCCGCCGCCGAGCGGGCCTACCAGCACCTCAAGCGGGCCGTCCTCGAGCAGGTGTACCCGGGCGGGCTGCTGGTCAGCGAGGGGGAGATCGCCGAGGCGACCGGGGTGTCCCGGACGCCGGTCCGCGAGGCGCTGCTGCGCCTGGAGGCCGAGGGCCTGGTCAAGCTCTACCCCAAGCGCGGCGCCCTGATCCGGCCGGTCTCCGCGCGGGAGATCGCCGACGTCGTCGAGGCCCGCCGCCTGGTCGAGCTGCACGCCGCCCGGCAGGTCTGGCCGCGCCGGGCCGCCATCCGCGACGACCTGGCCCGCTGGCTCGACGAGATGCGCCGGGCGCACGCCGCCGGCGACGTCACCGCGCTGATGGCCGCCGACCGGGCGTTCCACGCCACAGTGGTCGAGGCGGCCGGCAACGAGATCCTCGCCGAGCTCTACCACCGCCTGCGCGACCGGCAGCTGCGGATGGGCGAGGCGAGCTTCCGGCTGTCGCCCGGCTGGGCCGAGGTGGCCCTCACCGAGCACGCCGGCCAGCTCGCCGCCCTCGACGGCGACGACGAGCAGGCCTGGCTCGACGCGATCGGCGCGCACATCGACAACGCGGCGACCGTGCTGCGGACGCTGCGGTGAGCGGCACCGCCCCCAGGGTCGCCCCGCGCCGCTCCGCCGCCCTGGTCTTCGCGGTGGCCGTCACCGCGTACGTGGCCGCCGTCTTCCACCGCAGCTCGCTCGGCGTCACCGGGGTCGACGCGGCGGACCGCTTCCACATCAACGCCGCCGCGCTGGCCACCTTCAGCGTCGCCCAGCTCGCCGTCTACGCGGCCATGCAGATCCCCGTCGGGGTGCTGCTCGACCGGTACGGCTCGCGCCGGCTGCTGCTGGCCGGCGCCGCGCTCATGGTGGCCGGGCAGCTCTGCTTCGCCGTCGCCACCGACGTCCGGCTCGCCGTCGCCGCCCGGGTGCTCGTCGGCCTCGGCGACGCCATGACCTTCATCAGCGTGCTGCGGATCGTCGCGTTCTGGTTCCCCGGCCGGCGCAACCCGCTGCTCGTGCAGCTGACCGGCACCATCGGGCAGCTCGGTGCGGTGCTCGGCGCCGTACCCCTGGTGGCGCTGCTGCACCACGCCGGCTGGACGCCCGCGTTCCTCACCGCGGCGGCACTCGGCGCCACCGTGCTGCTGCTGGTGCTCGTCGCGGTCCGGGACACCCCGCACGCCGAGCACACCGGCGCGCTCGCCCCCGACCTGGCCGCCGTACGCCGGCAGCTCGCCGACGCCTGGGCCCAGCCCGGCACCCGGCTCGGCCTCTGGACGCACTTCGTCACCCAGTTCTCCGGCTCGGTGTTCGCCCTGCTCTGGGGCTACCCGTTCCTCGTGCAGGGGCAGGGCTTCGCGCCGACCGCGGCGGCCGCCCTGCTCACGCTGATGACCGTGGTGACCCTGGTCTGCGGCCCGGTCATCGCGCACCTGTGCGCCCGGCACCCCTTCCACCGCTCGGCGGTGGTCTTCGCCATCACGGGGGCCACCGCGGCGGTCTGGGCGGTCGTGTTGGCCTGGCCCGGCCGCGCCCCGCACGGCCTGCTGGTGGCCCTCGTGGTGGTCCTCGCGGTCAACGGCCCCGGCTCGGTGATCGGCTTCGACTACGCGCGCACGTTCAACCCGGTGCACCGCATCGGCAGCGCCACCGGCATCGTCAACGTGGGCGGCTTCGTGGCCTCGATCCTGCTGATCCTGGCCGTCGGCGTGGTGCTCGACCTGGCCACCCCGGCCGGCCGGAGCACCCCGCCGCTGTCCGCGTTCCGCTGGGCGTTCGCCGTGCAGTACCTGCTCTGGGGGCTCGGCGCGGTGCAGGTGCTGCGCTACCGCAACGCCGCCCGCCGCCGCCACGCCGCGGAGGCCGTGCCGGTGGCCGCCGCCGTGGCCGGCCCGGTCACGTGAACCGGCGCTTGTGGGCCAGCGAGTCCAGCACCAGCGTCAGCCCGGCAGCGAGCAGCCAGCTGTCCTTGGCCAGGCCGATGCCGGCCTGGGACGGCTTGAGGCTGTTCGCCTCCCGCATGCCGGGCGTCTTGAGGTACAGCTGCACCAGGCCGGCCCCGAAGGCGGTCAGCCCGGCGCCGGCCAGTAGCGACGGCACGAACGGGGTGAGCAGCGCGGCGCCCAGAGCGATCTCGGAACGGGACAGCAGCTTCGCGAACTGGTCGGGCGGGAACTGCCGCAGCTGGGGGATCGCCCCGACCGCCATGCCGTGCATGCCGGCGGCGGCCTCGCCCTCCAGGGAGCGCTTGGACAGCCCGGAATTCAGGAAGAACGCGCCGATGATGATCCGTAGTGGCGCATGGGTCAACCTCATGATCACTCCCGTTCGGTGCCGGAGAACCGGGCCCCCGCGTACCCCGCGACGCGCCGGATAACCGCCCCCTCGACGGTGGGCCGCCGACGATGATCGGCGGTAGGTTCGGCTGGAGCCGAGCGAGGGAGGGACCGTGGGTCAGGAAGTCCGGGGAGTCGTGTCGCGGCGCAAGGGCGCGCCCGTGGAGGTCACCACGATCGTGGTGCCCGACCCGGGGCCGGGCGAGGCGGTGGTCCGCGTCCAGTCCTGCGGGGTGTGCCACACCGACCTGCACTACCGCGAGGGCGGGATCAACGACGACTACCCGTTCCTGCTCGGCCACGAGGCCGCCGGCATCGTGGAGCAGGTGGGGGAGGGGGTCACCGACGTGGCCCCCGGCGACTTCGTGGTGCTCAACTGGCGGGCGGTCTGCGGGCAGTGCCGCGCCTGCCGGCGGGGCCGTCCGTGGTACTGCTTCAACACCCACAACGCGGCGCGGAAGATGACGCTCACCGACGGCACCGAGCTGGCCCCCGCCCTGGGCATCGGCGCGTTCGCCGAGAAGACCCTGGTGCACGCCGGCCAGTGCACCAAGGTCGACCCGTCCGCCCGTCCCGCCGCCGTCGGCCTGCTGGGCTGCGGCGTGATGGCCGGCCTCGGCGCGGCCATGAACACCGGCGGCGTGACCCGGGGCGACTCGGTGGCGGTGATCGGCTGCGGCGGCGTCGGCGACGCGGCGGTGGCGGGCGCGGCCCTGGCCGGGGCGACCACCGTCATCGCCGTGGACACCGACTCCCGGAAGCTCGACTGGGCGCGGAAGTTCGGCGCCACGCACACCGTCAACGCCTCCGACGAGGACCCGGTCGAGGCGATCCGCGCCGCCACCGGAGGATTCGGCGCCGACGTGGTCATCGACGCGGTGGGCCGCCCGGAGACCTGGAAGCAGGCCTTCTACGCCCGCGACCTCGCCGGCACCGTCGTGCTGGTCGGCGTACCCACCCCGGAGATGCGCATCGAGCTGCCGCTGCTCGACGTCTTCGGCCGGGGCGGCGCCCTCAAGTCCAGCTGGTACGGCGACTGCCTGCCCAGCCGCGACTTCCCGATGCTCACCGAGCTGTACCGGCAGGGCCGCCTCGACCTGGACGCCTTCGTCACCGAGGAGATCGCGCTCGACCAGGTCGAGGAGGCGTTCACCCGGATGCACCACGGCGACGTGCTCCGGTCGGTGGTGGTCTTCCCGTGACGGTCCGCGTCGACCACGCCGTCACCTCCGGCACGTTCTCCCTCGACGGGCAGACCTTCGACGTCGACAACAACGTCTGGGTGGTGGGCGACGACGCCGAGTGCGTGGTCGTCGACGCCCCGCACGACGTCGACGCCATCCGCGCCGTGATCGGCGGCCGCCGGGTGGTCGCCATCCTGGCCACCCACGCCCACGACGACCACGTCCGGGTGGCGCCCGAGCTGGCCCGGGCCACCGGCGCGCCGGTGCTGCTGCACCCGGCCGACCGGGTGCTCTGGGACCAGGTCCACCCGGACACCCCGCCCGACGGCGAACTCACCGACGGGCAGGCCGTCGAGGTCGGCGGCACCATCCTGCGGGTGCTGCACACCCCCGGCCACAGCCCGGGCGCGTGCAGCCTCCACGCCCCCGACCTGGGCGCGGTCTTCACCGGGGACACCCTCTTCGTGGGCGGTCCCGGCGCCACCGGCCGCTCCTTCAGCGACTTCGGCACGATCATCGAGTCGATCCGGACCCGGCTGCTCACCCTGCCGCCGCAGACCGTGGTCCACACCGGACACGGCGACGACACCACCATCGCCGCGGAGGCGCCCCACCTCGACGAGTGGATCGCCCGCGGGCACTGAGCCGACCACCCGGCCGGGCGTCGCCGGCCTCAGCGCTCGCCGTCGAGCACCGGCTTGATGTCGAGTACGGGGGTGCCGTCGACCGCCTCCAGGTCGGCCACCCGCAGCCGCACGCCGTCCACGTCGAGCACCCGCACCCGGTGCAACCCGATGGGGTTGGGCCGGTGCGGCGAGCGCGTGGCGAACACGCCGGTCGCCGGGCGGGACACGTCACCG
It encodes the following:
- a CDS encoding MBL fold metallo-hydrolase, with the translated sequence MTVRVDHAVTSGTFSLDGQTFDVDNNVWVVGDDAECVVVDAPHDVDAIRAVIGGRRVVAILATHAHDDHVRVAPELARATGAPVLLHPADRVLWDQVHPDTPPDGELTDGQAVEVGGTILRVLHTPGHSPGACSLHAPDLGAVFTGDTLFVGGPGATGRSFSDFGTIIESIRTRLLTLPPQTVVHTGHGDDTTIAAEAPHLDEWIARGH
- a CDS encoding low temperature requirement protein A, which encodes MKSDASVRAWYRPMRARRRDEAHRAATPLELFFDLCFVVAVALASEGLHHDVAEGHVGHGLVSYLSVFFAIWWAWVNFTWFASAYDTDDDVYRLTALVQIAGALILAAGVPRAFGEADFTTITYGYVVMRLAAMVNWLRAAAGDPAHRATALTFAVGVGVVQAGWLLRLLLPPAWLMPAFVVLVVADLLVPVLGERRRQTSWHPHHIAERYQLFTLIVLGEAVLSTSVAIQRGVDAGNGQLWSLAAAGTLIVFAIWWLYFDRPDPLPPASVRGALTWGYGHYFVFSSIAAVGAGLAVAVDHDLHAGHASARVAGYAVAVPVAVYLVALWALHLPAKRGVGRVLFPAAAALVLLAPWLFAPVDLIAGVLVALVAVTLVLRHRTATRTA
- a CDS encoding SDR family NAD(P)-dependent oxidoreductase; the encoded protein is MRDFVFPGGTAVLTGAASGIGEALAHGLARRGADLVLLDRDAERLDAVVAAIRAAYPGRRVETHLVDLADADATDRVAAQILGAHPRIRLLVNNAGVALGGRFDQVTLDEFLWVIEINFRAVVRLTHALLPALKAEPGAHLVNVSSLFGLIAPAGQAAYSASKFAVRGFTEALKHELVDDGVGVTSVHPGGIRTRIASSARVGSGVSTEEYEAGRKQFEKLLSIDPAKAAEVILRGVERRRGRVLIGWSAKLPDLLARVAPAGYGKVLALGMRPRPARVPAPRPAADPVPSDPRRPA
- a CDS encoding GntR family transcriptional regulator → MTHPTPVPSARPTAPSAAERAYQHLKRAVLEQVYPGGLLVSEGEIAEATGVSRTPVREALLRLEAEGLVKLYPKRGALIRPVSAREIADVVEARRLVELHAARQVWPRRAAIRDDLARWLDEMRRAHAAGDVTALMAADRAFHATVVEAAGNEILAELYHRLRDRQLRMGEASFRLSPGWAEVALTEHAGQLAALDGDDEQAWLDAIGAHIDNAATVLRTLR
- a CDS encoding flavin-containing monooxygenase; this encodes MASDHVDVLIVGAGLSGVGAAVHLQLQCPGKTYAVLEARGAVGGTWDLFRYPGIRSDSDMFTLGYSFKPWTNPKAIADGDAIRSYVRETAREYGVQEHIRFHHRVLRAEWDTATARWTVHAHRDDTGDEVVLTCGFLFTNSGYYRYDEGYTPEFPGIERYAGRLVHPQHWPEDLDYAGKRVVVIGSGATAVTLVPAMAERAGHVTMLQRSPTYVIALPSRDPLADAARRWLPAKAAYAVTRWKNVALGVANFQLSRRAPGVVKRFLRRAAKGQLPVGYDLDRHFSPRYNPWDQRLCVVPDGDLFAALSAGTASVVTDTIDTFTERGIRLSSGEELPADVVVTATGLNLLALGGMTLTVDGAEVDLASTVAYKGMMLSGVPNFAMTIGYTNASWTLKADLVATYVCRLLRHLDDTGQQIVTPLAPDTDDLVPIIDLQSGYVLRAVDRLPKQGPAAPWRLHQNYPRDVLLMRHGRLTDSGVRFSRAGTPATVPDRPAPVA
- a CDS encoding MFS transporter is translated as MSGTAPRVAPRRSAALVFAVAVTAYVAAVFHRSSLGVTGVDAADRFHINAAALATFSVAQLAVYAAMQIPVGVLLDRYGSRRLLLAGAALMVAGQLCFAVATDVRLAVAARVLVGLGDAMTFISVLRIVAFWFPGRRNPLLVQLTGTIGQLGAVLGAVPLVALLHHAGWTPAFLTAAALGATVLLLVLVAVRDTPHAEHTGALAPDLAAVRRQLADAWAQPGTRLGLWTHFVTQFSGSVFALLWGYPFLVQGQGFAPTAAAALLTLMTVVTLVCGPVIAHLCARHPFHRSAVVFAITGATAAVWAVVLAWPGRAPHGLLVALVVVLAVNGPGSVIGFDYARTFNPVHRIGSATGIVNVGGFVASILLILAVGVVLDLATPAGRSTPPLSAFRWAFAVQYLLWGLGAVQVLRYRNAARRRHAAEAVPVAAAVAGPVT
- a CDS encoding alpha/beta fold hydrolase, which produces MTLALPPAEELTVAGRRMRCRIDGHGTTVVLLHGIGRTLEDFAAVHAGLARDHRVLSVDLPGHGGSAPLDDPHTLPALAAAVAGFLDAAGVTGPAHLVGNSMGGAVAMRLAADAPERAASLVLVNSAGFGKEVTFALRLLAVRPLARLLLRPHPAVARRSERAIFHDPAYVTEARIATALAAARQPHAARVMLELVRSLGTWRGVRPEWRAELLDTVAALDLPTLVVWGDRDLILPAAHLSFARSRLPTAQGHLFRDTGHMPQIERAAEFEALVRRFWSPSGAAAPA
- a CDS encoding glycosyltransferase family 2 protein: MTTDVTIVVATRNRREQLLALLPRHTAPVIVVDNGSEDGTPAAVAREFPRARVVELGRNAGAGAARNVGVGLARTPYVAFADDDSYWAPDALGRAAALLRRHPRTALLTGEVRVGAAARRDPVSAAMARAPLGTEPDAPGPTVLGFLACAVVLRRDAYRQVGGFTERLGTYGEEALLAMDLAAAGWNLAYVPELVAHHLPVPAGRDPRARRRVEARNRVLTAALRRPGRVLREVVADAWRDPAGRAGLRDAARQAGWVLRHRRRLPGDVEAALVTLSHATAPLSAGVPEPVPSAAA
- a CDS encoding CapA family protein, whose protein sequence is MAEVTLFLAGDVMTGRGVDQILPHPGSPALREELVTDARRYVALAEAVAGRVPRPAPPEWPWGDALRMLDAERPDVRVVNLETAVTARGEHIPGKGIHYRMHPANVPCLTAAQLDVCALGNNHVLDFGPTGLADTLDTLRAAGIRTAGAGRDAAEAWRPAIVPLAGGRRLLVWSVGAVSSGVFPQWAARDGRPGVAYLPDVSTATAAALAERIAGTARPPDLVVVSVHWGSNWGHEVPDEHVAFAHALVDAGVHVVHGHSSHHPRPVERYRDRLILYGCGDLIDDYEGIGGQEAYRPELRLLHLPTLDAATGELRRLRLVPIRMRRMRLQPATPAEAGWLADLLDTLGRSSGTRFAPGPDGAITLR
- a CDS encoding S-(hydroxymethyl)mycothiol dehydrogenase translates to MGQEVRGVVSRRKGAPVEVTTIVVPDPGPGEAVVRVQSCGVCHTDLHYREGGINDDYPFLLGHEAAGIVEQVGEGVTDVAPGDFVVLNWRAVCGQCRACRRGRPWYCFNTHNAARKMTLTDGTELAPALGIGAFAEKTLVHAGQCTKVDPSARPAAVGLLGCGVMAGLGAAMNTGGVTRGDSVAVIGCGGVGDAAVAGAALAGATTVIAVDTDSRKLDWARKFGATHTVNASDEDPVEAIRAATGGFGADVVIDAVGRPETWKQAFYARDLAGTVVLVGVPTPEMRIELPLLDVFGRGGALKSSWYGDCLPSRDFPMLTELYRQGRLDLDAFVTEEIALDQVEEAFTRMHHGDVLRSVVVFP